The sequence ATTAATATCAGAAACGTAAAAGGCATGATACTGTTCCCATTcgcaaaataaaatataacaaatacaGCTACAAAGTCTATTTTAAGAACACGCCACTATCACCCTCTCTCTCGCTTTTAGTATAATAAAATCAACTTACCAGATTTGTGcttcttgtgttttgctttctttttgatGATAAACAACTTATTCTGGATCTCAGGTTTGTAAGTCTTGAATGGGTGAGGATGAATCTCACGCTTTCTTTGCAGGTCATCACGTTTTCTCTGCAGATGtgcattcaaaatgtctttcagtttctttttcttctttttcttctttttagctCGCATCTTAGTAAGTTTTAGTTTCTTATTACTCCATAGTGAATTCTCCAGAAACATTTCTCTAGCAACTTTGTGGCAATTCATGTCTGGATTGTTGCTATGACTCCCATTCACATGCACTTGGCAGGTTTTAAGGGTATTTGTTTTTAATCGGCTGGGCTCAGTTTTTATTAGGGAAGCTTCATGACGTTTCTCTCCATTTTCTACAACTCTGATTTCTCCTGGGCTGAGAGGTTCCCCAAAGCCAACAATTTCTCCTGGACTAATTGGCTTCTCCTGGTTCTCTTTACAGCAGccaatttttttaatgtcacaggctctgtgcattttaatttcacaattgggtttcatttctttttccgTGGTGATACTGAAACTATCCAAGTGAATTTTCGCTGGACAACAAATAAGAGAATCCATACTTTTCCCTACTTCTATTTTACAGTGAGGTAGCAGCTCTTCTCTACCACCAAATCTGACTTCCCCATTGCTTTTGCTGACATACTCACATTTCACTTTCTCCAATTTAATCCGTGGTACTTTTTTTACTTTGATGGGTGGAGCTGGAAATGCAGGGGCTTGAAAAGGCCTCTGTTTGTAAATCCGTACATCAGCACCACAGAACTGTGGAAAATGAACGTAGGCATTCTCCAAGAAATCATAACCAAGGATCacttccctgcactcatggataGGCTGCCCAAGCACAGCATCTTGAACATCTTTTTGTGTTTCATATACAAAGTCACAGAGGCCTTTTAACAGCCATACTTTTTGGTAGAATGGGAGCTCATGAAATGGTGTTCCCTCCAAAGGATTAACTTCCCCAAGGACTTTAAAAAACTGGGGGCATAGCCCAAGCTTTTCTGCACAGCCATCAGGGTTGTCAGTTTGCCCTACAACAGTGTACCACTGTTGCACTTTCTGTCTAAGTGCTGCTTCCCAAGTCCTGTAAGGAAGAGTTGGTCTTCGATGCAAGGTAGATCTTCGATGAGGAGGACTTAACAAAGAAGTCATTATTTTGGATAAAAAAGCATTACACTGAGGCATTAGAAGACAACGTTCCAACTCATAGAAGACTATTTCAGGCAAGTTTAGAATTTGTTGTGCTAAACAAAGGAAATGACCAATAGCTGGAATTTCCCACATGGTCTCCATCCTTGTAGGTGCTGCTTCAGCTAAAAGTGACTTTTCCCATTCTTCTATTTCTTTCTGACTAGCTTCTTCTGCCTCTTTTCGTTCTTGCTCTCGTAGCCTATTGAAATAAAAGAAATGTCACAAAAATTAAGATATCTGATTTACCTTAAAAATAGTGAAGGAGAAAAGTCagaaatacagaatgaaaaacaaatagaTTTTGTTTAAAGCAACAATGAACACAGCATGTAAAATCAGAAATCAGTTTGTCTTTAATATGGATTACATAACACATCAGTACTCAAAATGGGAACATATAGGTTATTATATCTTACCTACACTTCTTACTGCTGCCACTTGGAAAAAGAGGTGAGGGGATGAGAAAATCTTGGCAGATACCATCAGGTGTTCCCCCAATAACAATTCTACAGCCCTTTTATCAGCAGACACTGTTTTCTCATCAAGTATCCAATTAAAATCCTATTGAACTACATACCTGTTGAGACTTCACCTTCACACTGCTGTACTGTGACTTCTAACAGCTATCTTGTCTCTTGTTTTCATTTAACATCTTTCTGATTTATACACAAATATACCCACTTAACAAAAGGTATTCTAGTGTATACATGCCCCTTTTTCCATGTGTGTTTTACTAATCAATGTGCAATGTgggttaaaaagagaaaataaaatgtgagGATGCATAAAGAATGAGATGGAAAATAACACTGAAAATATAATGATATTACATTTACAAATGGTATGCCCTCAGCTGGAATAACGTATTCAGTTCTGGTGCCAAACCAAAAAGGATATAGCAGAAATAGTGAGTATTCAGAGACAGGTGATAAAAATAGAGACCTACCTAGAAAAATTTCGATACGTTGAAAAGAGCAAAACTACTTTATACAATACATTAATAAGAGGGAATTTGATAGATGTATACAAAATAACAACTAGTATAGAGAAGACAGACAGGACACATCTATTTACCTTTTTCATAATGCAACTATATACGAACATTCAATGAAATGCAAAGGCTACACAATTAAAACTGATTGAAGGAAATGTTTTCACTACACACAAAACTGGCCTGTGGAACTAATTGCCACAAGATAGGATAGAGGCCAagaggtagcagatttaaaagaaGAACTGGACatataatgagaacatccagagTTTCAttagtaaagattttttttttaaatttgaatggGGTATAAACCTTCTTGTTTGAGGGCATACACTAGACTAACTCGTAGGTTTAGGaagaatttttccccatggaaaagttattccataactgcctatTACAGAGTTTCTTACACTTTCCCCCTGCATCTGGTACTGACCATTGTCAGAAACAAGGATATTGAGCTAAAccgatctttggtctgacccaatattgcAGTTCCTATTAtcttatttattttcaaactACTTGACCCAATTCTCCCTCTTacacacaaataaattaatatgaaATATAAATTCAAAGGATAAACTCCTCCCAATTAAGCCAAAAGGCCCTAACCAAACACACACTTCTCCATTTGATGACAGAAAGCTATGAATGAGTACTAgcctctaaaacagtggttcttaacctttacagcagcctgcacccctttggttctcaaaatatgttctctcacctcttatcaaaaatcattgaagtaggtcagttctttaaacctagatatattttttatttgtatattacagtaatcgttaaaaacatataatgttaataaatacatagttttgatgaaaaaagtagttgtacttaggtgcctgtgcttaatttgttttCGATGacttaccttctaaaaaaatctggcatgtcttgcACCCCCAGAAAGAGCATCTTGCATCCCCAGAGGGTGtatgcaccccaggttaagaaccactgctctaaaacaGACATTACTCTGccactttatatatttttatgtatatgTATTGCATTAATAGCCTAGTTTAGATTGTATCTTTGTTGCGAAGAGGGAGAAATATACCAGAGACCAGCACTTTTCACTGAGAGAGTGTGCTATATGTATTTATGAATGTGCAAGAACTACAGAGAAGTAGCCATGTGACATCAAAATGAAATTCCAATGAAAGTTTCATCTGACACAAATCATGAAGAAAGTTCAAATGGTTTCTAACTAAAGATGAAGTTTCCTAATACTATATTGTTGggtatttgttatttatttacctATTAAATGCAGAAAGATATATTAATGCAAcatcaaaaaatttaaattaaaaaatttcaGTAAATCCAAAAGTTGATGTTTCCACATCAGTGTTAATACAGCCACATTATACATATGAGGTCAAATCTTGCTTGCCTTACTTAGATGATTAAGTCCATTGAAGTAAAcaggactacttgcatgagtagaGTGAGCTGTATCTGTCCTGCATTATATTTATTTCAAGGTTAGCAATTACAGGCAGTCCCTGACTTTACGACGTTCGAATTACAACACTTACGTTTCTGAATTGACCCCAATTAGACTTACAACAACTGGTTTCGACTTTACGACGCTCGGTCCCGCAATGGAGTGTATTGCGGTTCCAAGTTACGACATTTCGACTTATgatgcaattttcaggaaccaattgttaTACCTCAATTGTAATAACATAGGGttttttcagttaattttctGAGGGTGAGGCAGtggaataaaaaaaagtaaaagaaagttAAGTGCTCCCATCCAAACACCCACTCAATTGCCACACACTCCTAAACCTCTCCTCCACCTGCGAGAAGCCTGTCGTTCCTTCACAACTACATAAGGCGGCTTTCAAATGCCTTATTTCCAAATGCCTTAGGCAGCTAAATACTCTAACATATGGTAATATGTTTATTTGAATATATGAACtctacactgaaataaatgtACAGGTAAGTTGTGTATATTAGAGCACTTGGGCTTGAAAAAGGTGGGACCAAAAGGGTTTCTGCACCCTGgtgatgggaggggaagggaatggtCTGGTTTAGTAGATGGTGAAGGGGGCCGATCGCTAAGAATAGCTATTAATAACCAAAACCAATCCTTAATTTATTAAAGATGTTGAAATTACAGCCAAAGATTGCATGCAGGCACACCCATGCAGAGTATAAGTAATAAATTTGGCTATATAAATTTTTTCAGTATATCAGTAGAAAAAAGCacatttaaggtttttttattttactgttgtgATTACTAGTTCAAcagaactttgaaaatatttttgaaagcaaTTAAAGTAATTAGTAAAACATTCATGCAATTAGTACTGCATTGGTGAAATGTATTGGCATCAATATTCcctcaattattattattattttgtactgAGGGGGCCACAAACTCCATTGAACATGACATTTTTGACCTccgtccaaaaaaaaaaaaagcgagggGTGAGTAGGGGAGGAggattgtgtgtgtgcagtgagggGTATGTATAGGAGGGGTTGTGCGTGTCTGAGCTACAGAGTATTTAGGAGAGGTTCTGGGGGCAGCTGGGAGAATAGGGTGGAGGGAGGGCTGCTCCAGGGTGGCTCCTCCCCAGTCTCACACATTAGTCTCTATTACCACCATTTATGATGTCCCAGAGGGAAATTATTTACTATACAGCAGCTGTCTTAGAAGCCTGGGAGACGGAGGGACAGGGagagataaacacacacacacaccctggcaaGTTTCCTGGGCCAGGGGTTTCAGACATGCCCACTGGGGACTCCCAGGaagggtgctgggctggagctCACTCCCCAGCTGCCTCTTGGCAGCAGCAACTGCCATGTCCCTGGACACAAACTACTGTGCAGATGAGATGCAGGTATGGGGTCAAGGGTATGTGCTCCTGCCCCTCAGGCCACAGCTTTGGAACTTCCACTAACCCAGGCCAGAACTTCAGAGCCCAGACCCCTCAGCTGACCTCCTGCCCAAGGGGCATCCCAGAGCCACTACCTCCTCTTAGCTCAGCCAAGCATGACACAAAAACAGAAGGGCTTGCATTCCCTTGCAGTAAGGAGGGAAGTCCAAACCCCCCGTCACAAGAGAGGGAACAAGCCGATTCTTAAAAGAGCCACGCCATAGCCTTGCTGGGGCAGCACAGAGGAGACACGTGCAGCATGATTTCTGATCTGCGCTGTATATATAAGATTCCTACACCGTTTACACGGACCTATGATAggttttattaaaacaaactacAAAAAGTATGCCACCGTGTACTTGACAGTGCAACGTTTATACTCTAATTCCACTAAACTCtatcatttttgtcaaaatattttccctttattaCCAAAAAAATCCTAAAGACACCTTTGCTTACTGCTTGGCAAAAACCCACGAAAGTAGTgtaaattttattgtttttaaaacctgTTCTTGAGAATGAATCTACatcatatataaatatttattacacAAAGTCTTTCCATATTTTCCAACATTGCATGTTATCACACAATATTTTGCTGTGGCCATATTTTATCTCCAGTCTTGCATATCTAGTttggaaagagaaacaaaaaattaaaacatgattTCAATACTTGGTGTGTGATTGTGTataaagtaacatttaaaaaggagtctattttatatttttatctgcAAATCACATTGGTAATAATGGGAAGCACTGTACATTTGGTAATGTTTCTTCTTATGCTTTGTGTGGAGAGAGAACTTTCAAAATTTTAGTTAtttgaaattaacataaaaataacTGCTAGATGGTAAATCGATCTGAAACAAAATTAAGACAGCAAAGCATTAAAACTCtacatgtggggaaaaaaaaaatcacactctccCTGAAAATTATTCACCTGATACTTTTGAAAGTAACAAAGTATAACAGAAAGCAATTAAaaacctatttatttttttctgtttattttgtgCACTTGATTGCACCTTGTGTAGAGTCAGctagtgcagtggtccccaacgcGGTGTCTGCGCGTGCTATGGCACCCACCAGGGCATTTATGTGTGCCTGCCTAGTGACACGGTGTGAAAGGTAATGCCCAGCAAGGGAGAGAAGCCGCGGCCCCACACCTGCCAGGGACAGagaactctggggctgcaggctGCGGGCGCTGGTGTTTTCTGTCCCCCATAGGTGCGGGGCCACGGCTTTTCTCCACACTGCCcagaactgcaaaaaaaaaaaatgtctggcatgtcctttgttccagtttccttCAGAgctcctttggggtggagaggatATCTCTTGAgccaactgaagacaaaatggagggtctCCCAAGGCTTTATATAGTTTCTTCTTGCGGATCTAaacccctccctccacctgtgCAGGATTACAGCTACagaatggagttttggagtcacatgggcaagtcacatgtccatgcatgactcagaactttacaGTCCAAACCACATagccaggaaagctcagattgGATTGGTGTCTATCAGGGTCTATTGtcagcttaagtgtttcttgattgggcgcTTAACTTGCatattcctttctaaagaaggggaccaaatgccttactaaggctacttaaaataaaaaaaaaaaaaaaaaaagcctcgcACTGCCGCCGCCTGAACTGCCAAAGAGCACTACACCACGCCCGAACTgctgaagcaggaaaaaaaaaaccccgctCGGACTCTGCCACCCGAAGAATGGACGAAATGCCGCCCCATAGCATGTGACGCCCCAAGAGTGTGCTTGCtccgctggtgcctggagccggccctgtatGTGAGTATTCTTCCACTGCAGTGATACTGCTGTTTTCTCGTGCTTTgcgatttattatttttttaacattttgtccCAAAATGAGTGGTTCAAATAAAAGACAATATATGCATTATTTCAACGCACAGTGGGAAGAATCCTATTGTTTTactgaaaataaagggaaatgtGTTTGCTTATTGTGCGGTGGTACTGCTGCAGTGCCAAAAAAACAATGTCAAACGCCATTTCCAAACTAATCACAGCTCTTTTGACATTAGCCATCCACTTAAATCTGAGTtgagaaagaagaaaattaatcaaCTCCAATCAAACCTATCTGCCCAGTAATCTGTTTTCACTAGACAAGTGGTAAAGTCTAAAAGTGCTACTATTGCTTCCTTTAAAATTGCTCATCTGCTTGCAGGAAGAAAAAACCCTTTGAAGATGATGAATTGTTGAAGGAAGCATTTTTGACTGGTGTCGATTGCCTGTTTCAAGGATTTCCTAACAAGCGTGAGATTTTGTCAGTAATACAACACTTGCAGTTATCAGACAACACAGTTACAAGGAGGATACATGCAATTTCAAGCGACTGCAAACTCAGCTAAAGGATGACTTGGAAATATGTGACTGGTTTTCACTGCAGTTCAATGCGTCGACAGATATATCAGATACAGTGCAGTTGGCAGTTATGGTGAGGATGGTATTTAGTTATTTCACCATAAAAGAAGAGTTACTAAAAGTATTGCCTATGAAAGGGCAAACAAAGGGTGCGGACATCTGTACTTTATTCAAATCATATGCAACATCAATTAGTATGCCACTACACAAGCTGTCTACAATCACCACTGATAGGGCACCAGCAATGATGGACAGCACCAATGGATTCATTGCACTCTGCAAGAAGAATGAATCCTTTCCGAACTTTATGTCTTATTATCCACCAAGAAGCTTTGTGCGTCAAAGTTCTTTCTTTTCAACACGTCATGAATGTCGTTGTTAAAATAATTAACACTATTCAAACTAAACCTTTGCAACACTGACTTTTTAAGGCCCTGTTGATGATAAACAATCTGATCTTATCTTGCACACAGAAGTACAATGGCTGAGCAAAGGTAAAGTTCTTGAATATTTTTTAAGCCTAATTGAAGAGATCAAAGAATTTCTGAAGTCCACAGATCAGAACTTCGAGCAACTAGAAGACTCCAGCTGATTAACAGACTTGGCTTTTCTTGCCGACATCGCTGacaaatggaacattttaaatcttGAGCTCCAGGGAAAAGACAAACATGTGGCTCAAATGATAGGTTCTGTAAAATCATTCAAAGCAAAACTGATTTTGTGGATGTCACATATGAAGACGAAGTCTCTCATACATTTCCCAAGTATGAAGAAAGTGGTATGTGACAGTAATTTTAACCCATCACCATTTGTTATCCACATTCAAACACTCTAGAATAATTTGAAAAGAGATTTCAACAGTTCACCATCATTGAGCCTGTAGTTGCCTTTCTTGTGAATCCTTTTACTTGCCAAATAAAGGTAACAGAAATGGTTACATCAATTGCGAGTCTCATTCAAGAAAGAACAGAAGACGTGGAACTGGAGATTTTGGACTTTCAAAATGATATTGTTCTAAAATCCTGCGCAACAGATGAAAACTTTGACCGAAAAAAGTTTCCTGCCTTAAAAAATGtagcatacaaaataaaatcttatttcGGTTCCACTTTTTTATGCAAAGTTCTGTTTTCAACAATGAACATCATAAAATCTAAATACAGATCTGAGCGTATAGATGCTCATCTTAATGATTGCT is a genomic window of Dermochelys coriacea isolate rDerCor1 chromosome 5, rDerCor1.pri.v4, whole genome shotgun sequence containing:
- the KIAA2026 gene encoding uncharacterized protein KIAA2026 homolog isoform X7, giving the protein MSLARPEGDMESPAAGESSEAAAPVGGPPEEDEQQPEEENAGDNNPRCRWQQNLSPELQQGYRILCDFLLEKHRPLTAPFLKPQGDQAAVAEGGGTASLAGGSGSVSFPQQGAGMWLLKMEERFSNGQYTGITDFVADFRLMLETCYRLHGVDHWLSKQAQKMEMMLEQKLALLSRHLREKTTIAVTSKGYYGLEDEKGTACTSTRRRSTPRSLAGLTTGIFESIMVQVLRQEEQQRAKEEKRLREQERKEAEEASQKEIEEWEKSLLAEAAPTRMETMWEIPAIGHFLCLAQQILNLPEIVFYELERCLLMPQCNAFLSKIMTSLLSPPHRRSTLHRRPTLPYRTWEAALRQKVQQWYTVVGQTDNPDGCAEKLGLCPQFFKVLGEVNPLEGTPFHELPFYQKVWLLKGLCDFVYETQKDVQDAVLGQPIHECREVILGYDFLENAYVHFPQFCGADVRIYKQRPFQAPAFPAPPIKVKKVPRIKLEKVKCEYVSKSNGEVRFGGREELLPHCKIEVGKSMDSLICCPAKIHLDSFSITTEKEMKPNCEIKMHRACDIKKIGCCKENQEKPISPGEIVGFGEPLSPGEIRVVENGEKRHEASLIKTEPSRLKTNTLKTCQVHVNGSHSNNPDMNCHKVAREMFLENSLWSNKKLKLTKMRAKKKKKKKKKLKDILNAHLQRKRDDLQRKREIHPHPFKTYKPEIQNKLFIIKKKAKHKKHKSGV
- the KIAA2026 gene encoding uncharacterized protein KIAA2026 homolog isoform X6 → MSLARPEGDMESPAAGESSEAAAPVGGPPEEDEQQPEEENAGDNNPRCRWQQNLSPELQQGYRILCDFLLEKHRPLTAPFLKPQGDQAAVAEGGGTASLAGGSGSVSFPQQGAGMWLLKMEERFSNGQYTGITDFVADFRLMLETCYRLHGVDHWLSKQAQKMEMMLEQKLALLSRHLREKTTIAVTSKGYYGLEDEKGTACTSTRRRSTPRSLAGLTTGIFESIMVQVLRQEEQQRAKEEKRLREQERKEAEEASQKEIEEWEKSLLAEAAPTRMETMWEIPAIGHFLCLAQQILNLPEIVFYELERCLLMPQCNAFLSKIMTSLLSPPHRRSTLHRRPTLPYRTWEAALRQKVQQWYTVVGQTDNPDGCAEKLGLCPQFFKVLGEVNPLEGTPFHELPFYQKVWLLKGLCDFVYETQKDVQDAVLGQPIHECREVILGYDFLENAYVHFPQFCGADVRIYKQRPFQAPAFPAPPIKVKKVPRIKLEKVKCEYVSKSNGEVRFGGREELLPHCKIEVGKSMDSLICCPAKIHLDSFSITTEKEMKPNCEIKMHRACDIKKIGCCKENQEKPISPGEIVGFGEPLSPGEIRVVENGEKRHEASLIKTEPSRLKTNTLKTCQVHVNGSHSNNPDMNCHKVAREMFLENSLWSNKKLKLTKMRAKKKKKKKKKLKDILNAHLQRKRDDLQRKREIHPHPFKTYKPEIQNKLFIIKKKAKHKKHKSGT
- the KIAA2026 gene encoding uncharacterized protein KIAA2026 homolog isoform X3 → MSLARPEGDMESPAAGESSEAAAPVGGPPEEDEQQPEEENAGDNNPRCRWQQNLSPELQQGYRILCDFLLEKHRPLTAPFLKPQGDQAAVAEGGGTASLAGGSGSVSFPQQGAGMWLLKMEERFSNGQYTGITDFVADFRLMLETCYRLHGVDHWLSKQAQKMEMMLEQKLALLSRHLREKTTIAVTSKGYYGLEDEKGTACTSTRRRSTPRSLAGLTTGIFESIMVQVLRQEEQQRAKEEKRLREQERKEAEEASQKEIEEWEKSLLAEAAPTRMETMWEIPAIGHFLCLAQQILNLPEIVFYELERCLLMPQCNAFLSKIMTSLLSPPHRRSTLHRRPTLPYRTWEAALRQKVQQWYTVVGQTDNPDGCAEKLGLCPQFFKVLGEVNPLEGTPFHELPFYQKVWLLKGLCDFVYETQKDVQDAVLGQPIHECREVILGYDFLENAYVHFPQFCGADVRIYKQRPFQAPAFPAPPIKVKKVPRIKLEKVKCEYVSKSNGEVRFGGREELLPHCKIEVGKSMDSLICCPAKIHLDSFSITTEKEMKPNCEIKMHRACDIKKIGCCKENQEKPISPGEIVGFGEPLSPGEIRVVENGEKRHEASLIKTEPSRLKTNTLKTCQVHVNGSHSNNPDMNCHKVAREMFLENSLWSNKKLKLTKMRAKKKKKKKKKLKDILNAHLQRKRDDLQRKREIHPHPFKTYKPEIQNKLFIIKKKAKHKKHKSGKKSISKKAITKKRKAVTKPTVPEFQLICTNLDELRELITKIENELKDLENIRKKSDHWKKLNYQRPFFGVMTPLKRLEFLSPS
- the KIAA2026 gene encoding uncharacterized protein KIAA2026 homolog isoform X5; translated protein: MSLARPEGDMESPAAGESSEAAAPVGGPPEEDEQQPEEENAGDNNPRCRWQQNLSPELQQGYRILCDFLLEKHRPLTAPFLKPQGDQAAVAEGGGTASLAGGSGSVSFPQQGAGMWLLKMEERFSNGQYTGITDFVADFRLMLETCYRLHGVDHWLSKQAQKMEMMLEQKLALLSRHLREKTTIAVTSKGYYGLEDEKGTACTSTRRRSTPRSLAGLTTGIFESIMVQVLRQEEQQRAKEEKRLREQERKEAEEASQKEIEEWEKSLLAEAAPTRMETMWEIPAIGHFLCLAQQILNLPEIVFYELERCLLMPQCNAFLSKIMTSLLSPPHRRSTLHRRPTLPYRTWEAALRQKVQQWYTVVGQTDNPDGCAEKLGLCPQFFKVLGEVNPLEGTPFHELPFYQKVWLLKGLCDFVYETQKDVQDAVLGQPIHECREVILGYDFLENAYVHFPQFCGADVRIYKQRPFQAPAFPAPPIKVKKVPRIKLEKVKCEYVSKSNGEVRFGGREELLPHCKIEVGKSMDSLICCPAKIHLDSFSITTEKEMKPNCEIKMHRACDIKKIGCCKENQEKPISPGEIVGFGEPLSPGEIRVVENGEKRHEASLIKTEPSRLKTNTLKTCQVHVNGSHSNNPDMNCHKVAREMFLENSLWSNKKLKLTKMRAKKKKKKKKKLKDILNAHLQRKRDDLQRKREIHPHPFKTYKPEIQNKLFIIKKKAKHKKHKSDWVNMWKMQIQLR
- the KIAA2026 gene encoding uncharacterized protein KIAA2026 homolog isoform X4, whose translation is MSLARPEGDMESPAAGESSEAAAPVGGPPEEDEQQPEEENAGDNNPRCRWQQNLSPELQQGYRILCDFLLEKHRPLTAPFLKPQGDQAAVAEGGGTASLAGGSGSVSFPQQGAGMWLLKMEERFSNGQYTGITDFVADFRLMLETCYRLHGVDHWLSKQAQKMEMMLEQKLALLSRHLREKTTIAVTSKGYYGLEDEKGTACTSTRRRSTPRSLAGLTTGIFESIMVQVLRQEEQQRAKEEKRLREQERKEAEEASQKEIEEWEKSLLAEAAPTRMETMWEIPAIGHFLCLAQQILNLPEIVFYELERCLLMPQCNAFLSKIMTSLLSPPHRRSTLHRRPTLPYRTWEAALRQKVQQWYTVVGQTDNPDGCAEKLGLCPQFFKVLGEVNPLEGTPFHELPFYQKVWLLKGLCDFVYETQKDVQDAVLGQPIHECREVILGYDFLENAYVHFPQFCGADVRIYKQRPFQAPAFPAPPIKVKKVPRIKLEKVKCEYVSKSNGEVRFGGREELLPHCKIEVGKSMDSLICCPAKIHLDSFSITTEKEMKPNCEIKMHRACDIKKIGCCKENQEKPISPGEIVGFGEPLSPGEIRVVENGEKRHEASLIKTEPSRLKTNTLKTCQVHVNGSHSNNPDMNCHKVAREMFLENSLWSNKKLKLTKMRAKKKKKKKKKLKDILNAHLQRKRDDLQRKREIHPHPFKTYKPEIQNKLFIIKKKAKHKKHKSGKMVPSETSSKGIALYIGTTAK